A stretch of DNA from Clostridiales bacterium:
CGATTAGGTCAACTACTTTGCAAGAATAACCCCATTCATTGTCATACCATGCTACAAGCTTTACAAACTTATCGCTGAGCATTATTCCCGCTTTCGCGTCAAAGATTGAAGTATGAGGATCGCCGATAAAGTCGGAAGATACAACCGCTTCTTCGGTATAAGCCATAATACCTTTCATATTGGTTTCGCAAGCTTCTTTGATAGCCTTGCAAATTTCTTCATAAGTGGTTGGCGTCTTTAATGTGCAAGTAAGGTCAACTACAGAAACATTAAGCGTGGGCACTCTAAACGCCATTCCTGTGAGCTTGCCGTTAAGCTCGGGGATAACCTTGCCCACAGCCTTGGCGGCGCCTGTGGAGGAAGGAATAATGTTTGCTGAAGCGGCCCGGCCGCCTCTCCAGTCTTTTTTGGAAGGCCCGTCAACTGTCTTTTGGGTCGCTGTGGTTGAATGAACGGTAGTCATAAGCCCTTCTTCAATTCCGAATTTGTCATTAATAACCTTTGCCAATGGCGCAAGGCAGTTGGTTGTGCAGCTTGCGTTGCTTATAATAGTAAGGTCTTTGGTATATTTGTCGTTGTTAACGCCCATTACAAACATAGGCGCGTCTTTGGAAGGCGCGGTAATGATAACCTTTTTTGCGCCGGCTTTCAAATGAGCCGAAGCGGCTTCCATGGTAGTAAACACGCCTGTGGCCTCAGCAATATATTCCGCGCCCGCTTCGCTCCATTTGATGTCCGCGGGGTCTTTTTCGGCGAAGAAATAGATTTCATTGCCGTTGATTAGCAGCTTGCCGTCCCTAACTTCCACATCCCCTTTAAATCTTCCATGAATTGTATCATACTTAAACATGTAAGCCGCGTAATCCAAATTCAAGAAAGGGTCATTAATAGCGACAACTTTTACATTAGGGTTATCTAAAGACGCGCGCAAGACAAGTCTGCCAATTCTACCAAAGCCGTTGATACCGACTTTTACTACATTTTGTGCCATATAATTTTACCTCCATATATATTAAAAATTTAAATCACATTAAATTATCAGGGTTAAGGCATTCCAATTCTTTTATTACAAATCGTCCGTCTTTTCTGACAAGTTTGCCGTCCATGTAAATTTCGCCGCCGCCGTATTCAGGCGTCATAATCAAAACCAAATCCCAATGAACAGCGGATTTGTTCCCGTTGAAAGCCTCGTCATAAGAAGCGCCCGGCGTAAAATGGATTGATCCTGAAATCTTTTCGTCAAACAAAATATCGCCTGTGGGCTTGGTTATATAAGGATTAAGGCCAAAAGAAAACTCGCCAAAATATCTTGCGCCCTCGTCTGTGTCCAATACTTTGTTGAGCGCTTCGGTATGGTTGGCCGTAGCTTCAATAATTTTGCCGTTTTTAATAACAAACCTTACTTTTTCGTATTTAAGCCCTTGATGCATTGACGGAGCGTTGTATTCTATGACCCCGTTGACGCTGTCTTTGATGGGCGCCGTATATATTTCGCCGTCGGGTATATTTCTTTGGCCCGAACATTTTATAACGGGAATATTTTTTATGGAAAAAGACAAATCGGTAGTCGGGGTAACCAGCCTTACCATATCTGTTTTTTCCATATAGGCCTTTAGATTATCCATCGCCTTGTCCATTTTGGAATAATCCAAATTGCATACCTTAAAATACAAATCCTCAAATTCTTCGGTGCTCATAGAAGAAGCTTGCGCCATTGAAGGATTGGGATATCTTAAGATAACCCATTTGGTCTTAGCGACCCTGATTTCATGATGAATGGGATACGCGTAATATTTGTTATCTAAGCCCATTTTTTCGGCAGGCACATCGGATAATTCAAAGGTATTGTTTGCGCCTCTTATTCCAATATAGGCGTCCATATCGGACATAAGATATTTTGCGTATTTAGCCCTAAGGGAGCAATGTTCTTGAGTTGTTTGCAAAAGAAGCTGGCGTTGAACCCTTGTATCATACAAGCTTATAAAAGGAAATCCCCCTACTTTGTAAACTTCTTTTATTATTTCATTAACAAGCATATAATCTATATCGTAAGCTTCTATGTATATCTTTTCGCCCTTTTTTAGACTACAAGAGTAATTTACCAAATTTTGAGCAAGCTTTGTTAATCTTGGATCAACCATTTATACATCTCCGATTGTGAATTCATTATCATTATACACTAACTGTTATTATTTGCCAAATAAATTGACATTATCCAAAATAGATAAATTCCCCGGACAAG
This window harbors:
- the gap gene encoding type I glyceraldehyde-3-phosphate dehydrogenase; the encoded protein is MAQNVVKVGINGFGRIGRLVLRASLDNPNVKVVAINDPFLNLDYAAYMFKYDTIHGRFKGDVEVRDGKLLINGNEIYFFAEKDPADIKWSEAGAEYIAEATGVFTTMEAASAHLKAGAKKVIITAPSKDAPMFVMGVNNDKYTKDLTIISNASCTTNCLAPLAKVINDKFGIEEGLMTTVHSTTATQKTVDGPSKKDWRGGRAASANIIPSSTGAAKAVGKVIPELNGKLTGMAFRVPTLNVSVVDLTCTLKTPTTYEEICKAIKEACETNMKGIMAYTEEAVVSSDFIGDPHTSIFDAKAGIMLSDKFVKLVAWYDNEWGYSCKVVDLI
- a CDS encoding aminopeptidase — its product is MVDPRLTKLAQNLVNYSCSLKKGEKIYIEAYDIDYMLVNEIIKEVYKVGGFPFISLYDTRVQRQLLLQTTQEHCSLRAKYAKYLMSDMDAYIGIRGANNTFELSDVPAEKMGLDNKYYAYPIHHEIRVAKTKWVILRYPNPSMAQASSMSTEEFEDLYFKVCNLDYSKMDKAMDNLKAYMEKTDMVRLVTPTTDLSFSIKNIPVIKCSGQRNIPDGEIYTAPIKDSVNGVIEYNAPSMHQGLKYEKVRFVIKNGKIIEATANHTEALNKVLDTDEGARYFGEFSFGLNPYITKPTGDILFDEKISGSIHFTPGASYDEAFNGNKSAVHWDLVLIMTPEYGGGEIYMDGKLVRKDGRFVIKELECLNPDNLM